A section of the Paenibacillus yonginensis genome encodes:
- the pgmB gene encoding beta-phosphoglucomutase encodes MDAIQACLFDLDGVLVDTAKYHYQAWKRLAGELGFEFTEKDNERLKGVSRDASLQILLEVGGISDVKEEQRQQLAERKNSWYVESISRMDASELLPGALEFLKECRANGIRTALGSASKNAPLILANTGLAPYFDAIVDGTLTSRAKPDPEVFLLGAAKLGVQPGACVVFEDAEAGIEAAVRAGMRSVGIGSPAVLTQADVVVPSLAAFSVAKLREWQVTA; translated from the coding sequence TGTCGATACGGCCAAATATCATTACCAGGCGTGGAAGCGCCTAGCCGGTGAGCTTGGCTTCGAGTTTACCGAGAAAGACAACGAACGGCTGAAGGGCGTCAGCCGGGATGCTTCGCTGCAAATCCTGCTGGAGGTCGGCGGAATCAGCGATGTTAAGGAAGAACAGCGGCAGCAGCTGGCCGAACGCAAAAACAGCTGGTACGTCGAATCCATTTCTCGGATGGATGCTTCGGAACTATTGCCCGGAGCCCTGGAGTTTCTAAAAGAATGCCGGGCTAACGGGATTCGGACGGCTTTGGGGTCCGCCAGCAAAAACGCCCCGTTAATTTTGGCCAACACCGGTCTGGCCCCTTATTTCGACGCAATCGTCGATGGGACGCTGACCTCCCGCGCCAAACCCGATCCCGAGGTTTTCCTGCTCGGAGCTGCCAAGCTTGGCGTCCAGCCCGGCGCCTGCGTTGTGTTCGAGGACGCCGAAGCCGGCATCGAAGCCGCCGTCCGCGCCGGAATGCGTTCGGTCGGCATCGGCTCCCCTGCCGTTTTAACCCAAGCGGACGTCGTTGTCCCTTCCCTCGCGGCTTTTTCCGTAGCGAAGCTCCGCGAGTGGCAAGTCACCGCTTAG